A single genomic interval of uncultured Desulfobulbus sp. harbors:
- the cobO gene encoding cob(I)yrinic acid a,c-diamide adenosyltransferase: protein MTKGLLIVYTGNGKGKTTAALGMALRAAGHGLRVCFIQFIKGSWHYGELDGIKRFDGLIDLHVMGKGFTWKSENLDEDTRLAREGWDFAMQAIDSGQYHTVVLDEFTYLLHYNMLAIEPCLEKFKMRNPNQHIVITGRYAPQELIETADLVTEMREIKHPLKSGIKAQKGIEY from the coding sequence ATGACCAAAGGCTTACTGATCGTCTACACCGGAAACGGCAAAGGAAAGACGACCGCGGCGCTGGGCATGGCCTTGCGAGCGGCCGGCCATGGCCTACGGGTCTGTTTCATCCAATTTATCAAGGGAAGTTGGCATTACGGTGAACTGGACGGCATCAAACGCTTCGACGGCCTCATCGACTTGCACGTCATGGGCAAGGGATTTACCTGGAAATCGGAAAACCTGGATGAGGATACCCGACTCGCCAGGGAGGGTTGGGATTTTGCGATGCAGGCGATCGATTCCGGCCAATACCATACCGTGGTTCTGGATGAGTTTACCTACCTGCTCCATTACAACATGCTTGCGATCGAACCTTGCCTGGAGAAGTTCAAGATGCGCAATCCGAACCAGCATATCGTGATCACCGGTCGTTATGCGCCGCAGGAACTGATAGAAACAGCAGACTTGGTCACCGAGATGCGCGAAATTAAACATCCGCTCAAATCCGGGATCAAAGCGCAGAAGGGCATCGAATACTGA
- a CDS encoding hemerythrin domain-containing protein: MRTVNKWSSDLEIGIGLIDNQHKIIFDLINDLGNAAAAMADKKVIDTLLDVIENYVFRHFEAEEELLAPHPKALEHSVEHYKLIKKFHKFRLGFRNRTHGETLSHDFLCSWFVQHIKEHDIPFYDRIAKGAEQGQGSGVEAYPPQQEERRRHRRIHQQKITDHAILASCYNTSTLKSSSAEIEDISLGGIRFDADVHHQLGDLLVLGCTIGTNFKMKEKVRVVNVSGRSHGAEFVSLSPATEKFLVELYGAVSIRNL; the protein is encoded by the coding sequence ATGCGAACAGTGAACAAATGGTCGTCTGATCTCGAAATCGGGATCGGGCTTATCGATAATCAGCACAAAATTATCTTTGACCTCATCAACGATCTTGGCAATGCTGCCGCGGCCATGGCCGATAAAAAGGTTATCGACACCCTGCTTGATGTTATCGAAAATTATGTCTTCCGCCATTTTGAAGCCGAGGAAGAACTCCTCGCACCGCACCCAAAGGCACTTGAGCATAGTGTGGAACATTATAAACTTATCAAGAAATTTCATAAATTTCGGCTCGGCTTTCGTAATCGAACCCATGGCGAGACCCTTTCCCATGATTTTCTCTGTTCCTGGTTTGTGCAACATATCAAAGAGCACGATATACCGTTTTACGATCGCATCGCCAAAGGTGCCGAGCAGGGGCAGGGAAGCGGGGTCGAAGCCTATCCACCGCAGCAAGAGGAGCGCAGACGGCATCGGCGCATTCATCAGCAGAAAATCACCGACCACGCAATTCTCGCCTCATGTTACAACACCTCGACCTTAAAGAGTTCCAGTGCCGAGATTGAAGACATCAGCCTGGGCGGCATTCGTTTTGATGCCGATGTACACCACCAGTTGGGTGACCTTCTGGTTCTAGGGTGCACCATCGGCACAAATTTCAAGATGAAGGAGAAGGTGCGGGTCGTCAATGTAAGTGGCCGCTCCCATGGTGCCGAATTTGTCAGCCTTTCACCGGCTACGGAAAAATTTTTGGTGGAACTCTACGGGGCGGTCAGCATTCGTAACCTGTAA
- a CDS encoding HU family DNA-binding protein → MNKKELVDSMAEAADISKAAAEKALNGMLMAVTAALAKGDKVTLVGFGTFSIVKRTERKAKNPRTGELIEIPAKTIAKFKPGSKLTDAVN, encoded by the coding sequence ATGAATAAAAAGGAACTGGTAGACTCCATGGCGGAAGCGGCAGACATCAGTAAGGCCGCAGCCGAAAAGGCGTTGAACGGAATGCTTATGGCTGTGACTGCTGCGCTGGCTAAAGGCGACAAGGTGACCTTGGTCGGTTTCGGCACATTTTCTATTGTCAAGCGCACCGAACGGAAAGCGAAAAACCCCCGTACCGGTGAATTGATCGAAATTCCCGCCAAAACAATTGCCAAGTTCAAGCCGGGCAGCAAACTTACAGACGCAGTGAACTAA
- a CDS encoding transposase — protein MFHVKNHKQLNILDPWAHLGPKRRALLDNSWAGLFQKHILPELPVESLRHHYHDYNGRPTKELYAMMGVMILQQMHDCTDQEAVEQFCFNIQWHYALNITSCSDAAVYLSHKTLWTMRDHLASDASYAEIFDASLGILAKLLKADMNKQRMDSVHVKSNMRNLGRIGLFTKTIKKFLVNLKRHHREHFDQLDTELTQRYLSKSQASLFAMVKPTESTRTLDQLAADVLLLTERFAAVDEVSTMQSFKLLSRLFAEQCVIEEDTTADSGKKAVARPNKEVPSDSLQNPSDADAGYSSHKGQGYQVQLVENYTTTDERGPSLITQVAVESADQHDANALLPALAQLEQKAMLPQQMLADSLYGSDSNCETALQEHQVAVISPVMPGNQKKFNLTEFTLDDQGKVLTCPQVTAPDTVKKSKSGYSALFPIAVCQNCSSFDRCPVSIGKKGYYYRYTDKDIRLARRRQEEESPEFREKYRYRAGVEATMSEFDRRTGVKHLRVRGMKAVRFAAFMKAIGLNILRASRHWGEKTSPMTSFYSLFFFFLAFQTYFKELFREDFSTRTHEGTNFQPVASFRADWAV, from the coding sequence ATGTTTCACGTGAAAAACCACAAACAGCTCAACATCCTCGACCCATGGGCCCATTTGGGACCCAAACGACGCGCCCTCCTGGACAACTCATGGGCAGGTCTTTTTCAGAAGCATATCCTGCCTGAACTCCCGGTGGAGTCCCTGCGCCACCATTATCATGACTACAATGGCCGACCCACCAAGGAACTGTATGCCATGATGGGGGTGATGATCCTCCAGCAAATGCATGATTGTACTGATCAGGAGGCGGTTGAGCAGTTCTGTTTCAATATCCAGTGGCACTATGCCCTCAACATCACCTCGTGCTCCGACGCGGCTGTATACCTCAGCCACAAAACGCTCTGGACCATGCGCGATCACCTGGCCTCGGATGCGAGCTATGCCGAGATATTTGATGCCTCCCTGGGCATCCTGGCCAAGTTGCTCAAGGCCGATATGAATAAGCAGCGCATGGACTCGGTGCATGTCAAATCCAACATGCGCAATCTGGGTCGTATCGGGTTGTTCACCAAAACGATCAAGAAGTTCCTCGTCAACCTGAAGCGACACCACCGGGAACACTTTGATCAACTCGACACGGAGTTGACCCAACGGTATCTGAGCAAATCGCAGGCGTCTTTGTTCGCCATGGTCAAACCCACCGAGTCCACCCGCACCCTTGATCAGTTGGCTGCGGATGTGCTGCTCTTGACCGAGCGTTTTGCCGCCGTGGACGAGGTCAGCACCATGCAGAGCTTCAAACTGCTGAGCCGGTTGTTCGCCGAACAGTGTGTCATCGAGGAAGACACCACCGCCGATTCTGGCAAGAAAGCCGTGGCCCGGCCGAACAAGGAGGTGCCCTCCGATTCACTGCAAAACCCCTCCGATGCGGATGCCGGCTACAGCAGTCATAAAGGCCAAGGGTATCAGGTGCAGTTGGTGGAAAACTACACCACCACCGATGAGCGTGGACCATCCCTGATCACGCAGGTGGCGGTGGAATCCGCGGATCAGCATGATGCCAATGCCCTCCTGCCCGCCTTGGCCCAACTGGAGCAGAAGGCGATGCTGCCGCAGCAAATGCTGGCCGATTCCCTCTACGGCAGCGACAGCAATTGTGAAACGGCCCTGCAGGAGCATCAGGTGGCAGTCATCTCCCCGGTCATGCCGGGCAATCAGAAGAAGTTCAACCTGACCGAATTCACCCTTGATGACCAGGGCAAGGTTCTCACCTGCCCCCAGGTCACGGCACCCGACACGGTGAAGAAATCAAAATCCGGCTACAGCGCACTCTTCCCCATCGCTGTTTGTCAGAACTGCTCCTCGTTTGACCGGTGCCCCGTCTCCATCGGAAAAAAGGGCTATTACTACCGCTACACCGACAAGGATATCCGCCTGGCCCGACGGCGACAGGAAGAAGAAAGCCCGGAGTTCAGGGAGAAGTACCGGTACCGGGCCGGCGTTGAGGCGACCATGTCGGAATTCGACCGGCGCACCGGTGTCAAACATCTCCGGGTTCGTGGCATGAAAGCAGTGCGGTTTGCCGCCTTCATGAAGGCCATCGGCTTGAACATATTGCGGGCCAGCAGGCACTGGGGCGAGAAAACCAGCCCAATGACGTCCTTTTACAGCCTATTTTTTTTCTTTTTGGCTTTCCAAACATATTTCAAAGAACTTTTTCGGGAAGACTTCTCAACAAGAACTCACGAAGGCACAAACTTTCAACCAGTCGCTTCTTTTCGAGCGGATTGGGCGGTTTGA
- a CDS encoding formylglycine-generating enzyme family protein, producing MINPLRKKLCLNFTSFSCAVLLLAASAYADKGMLRIVTEPGDAQIFINGKRKGNSPSEKGQSFAIKLDKGEYQIEALIPTQGPKERFGGKTVVVADDTQQSITLYLEERVSESFKRTYANYVPNPEMVVLPAGTFRMGCLESDIDCHRDEKPILKIEMPSFSIGKYEVTFELWDACYSQGGCSHYPDDEGWGRGNRPVVNVSWDDVQEFIAWINQKTGQDYRLPTEPEWEYAARAGTTSVYSWGDELGRNNANCAVCGSEWDLKRRSAPVGSFAPNPWGIHDMHGNVWEWASGCIWGYEDKMSAIKGLDGTGEYCSGQVAREVRGGSWANFQWSLRAAYRYKCSREGRFKDGGFRLARTN from the coding sequence ATGATCAACCCTTTGCGCAAAAAACTCTGCCTGAACTTCACCTCGTTCTCATGTGCTGTCCTGCTGCTTGCAGCTTCCGCATATGCCGACAAGGGCATGCTGCGCATCGTCACCGAGCCCGGTGATGCCCAGATTTTTATCAACGGCAAACGCAAGGGCAACTCGCCCTCGGAAAAAGGGCAGAGCTTCGCCATCAAACTCGATAAAGGCGAATACCAGATAGAGGCGCTGATTCCAACCCAAGGGCCAAAAGAACGATTTGGAGGCAAGACGGTTGTTGTCGCCGATGACACCCAGCAGTCTATCACCCTCTACCTTGAAGAGCGCGTCTCCGAAAGCTTCAAGCGGACTTATGCCAATTATGTGCCGAATCCTGAGATGGTCGTTTTGCCCGCCGGTACCTTCCGCATGGGTTGTTTGGAGAGCGACATCGACTGCCATCGTGATGAAAAACCCATACTCAAAATTGAGATGCCGTCGTTTTCGATTGGCAAATATGAGGTGACCTTTGAACTGTGGGATGCCTGTTACAGCCAAGGAGGGTGCAGTCATTATCCGGATGATGAGGGATGGGGCCGTGGCAATCGCCCAGTGGTTAATGTCTCCTGGGACGACGTCCAGGAGTTTATCGCCTGGATAAATCAGAAGACTGGCCAGGACTATCGGTTACCTACCGAGCCTGAGTGGGAGTACGCAGCCCGCGCTGGCACCACCAGCGTCTATTCCTGGGGTGACGAACTTGGTCGGAACAATGCTAATTGCGCCGTCTGTGGCAGCGAGTGGGACTTGAAGAGGAGGTCCGCACCAGTGGGCAGTTTCGCCCCGAATCCCTGGGGTATCCACGATATGCACGGTAACGTCTGGGAATGGGCGAGTGGCTGCATATGGGGTTACGAGGATAAAATGTCGGCGATCAAAGGACTCGATGGGACCGGCGAGTACTGCAGTGGTCAAGTCGCGCGAGAGGTGCGCGGCGGCTCTTGGGCCAACTTTCAATGGAGTTTACGGGCGGCATATCGTTACAAATGTTCGCGCGAGGGTCGGTTCAAAGATGGCGGGTTCCGTCTCGCTAGGACAAATTAG
- the rpsT gene encoding 30S ribosomal protein S20, whose amino-acid sequence MANHKSAEKRDRQSKIRRLRNRMNKSAMKTAVRQVEDALAAGSEEQAKTALQAAIPVIYKTATKGSIHQKNAARKVSRLTKRVNKMQPLG is encoded by the coding sequence ATGGCAAATCATAAGTCCGCAGAGAAGAGAGATCGTCAATCAAAAATTCGTCGTTTGCGCAATCGGATGAACAAATCGGCAATGAAAACCGCCGTTCGCCAGGTTGAAGATGCCTTGGCAGCCGGTTCCGAGGAGCAGGCAAAGACCGCTCTGCAGGCTGCCATCCCGGTTATTTACAAAACCGCGACCAAAGGTTCCATTCACCAGAAAAATGCTGCTCGCAAGGTTTCCCGTCTGACCAAGAGGGTGAACAAGATGCAGCCCCTTGGCTAA
- a CDS encoding pentapeptide repeat-containing protein yields MRCPLFVFPCIALLTCSATTVLGASSNQHLTEVEQNIQRLLRTKSCPGCDLTDAELSGSRLAKANLNGANLTNANLKRADLSGANLQQAILFETNLSGADLSFANLEGAEFRATNLKGVHFERTRIKGRTVNRLIHADNAQAGWFELGDNQEQVAQTQARAVDREEHRIGADHQPTDDPLTHLPPPAAGPTEIVDTPADTATEASEKVPPPLSEARQRMLENMFDQERCIGCDLSGLDLSDRDMSGFDLERADFTGSNLQDADFGKANLKGAKFRNCQMQKVDLADADLYRADFTAADLTDADLDDAKIDGADLSGAIGLKPAEPAAEQEN; encoded by the coding sequence ATGCGCTGCCCACTTTTTGTTTTTCCCTGTATTGCCCTTCTCACCTGCTCCGCAACGACCGTTCTGGGGGCATCGAGCAACCAACACTTGACGGAGGTGGAGCAAAATATCCAGCGCCTGCTCAGAACAAAATCCTGCCCCGGATGCGATCTGACCGACGCCGAATTGAGTGGCAGCCGTCTCGCCAAGGCCAATCTCAACGGGGCCAACCTGACCAATGCCAATCTCAAACGGGCCGACCTCAGCGGTGCGAACCTGCAGCAGGCTATATTGTTTGAAACCAACCTTTCCGGAGCCGATCTTTCCTTTGCCAACCTGGAAGGGGCCGAATTTCGCGCCACCAATCTGAAAGGGGTCCACTTCGAGCGAACCCGTATCAAGGGGCGAACCGTCAACCGTCTGATTCATGCGGACAATGCCCAGGCCGGATGGTTTGAGCTGGGAGACAATCAGGAGCAGGTTGCACAAACGCAAGCCAGAGCGGTCGATAGAGAGGAGCACAGAATCGGCGCCGATCATCAGCCAACGGACGATCCGCTCACCCATTTGCCGCCGCCGGCAGCCGGCCCCACGGAGATAGTCGACACTCCGGCGGATACTGCAACCGAAGCATCGGAAAAGGTGCCGCCACCCCTGAGCGAGGCACGTCAACGGATGCTTGAGAACATGTTTGACCAGGAACGCTGCATCGGTTGCGACTTGAGCGGCCTTGACCTCTCGGATCGGGACATGAGCGGTTTTGATCTCGAGCGGGCCGATTTTACCGGCAGCAACCTGCAGGATGCCGACTTCGGCAAGGCCAATCTCAAGGGGGCAAAATTCCGCAACTGCCAGATGCAGAAGGTGGACCTCGCTGACGCCGATCTCTATCGCGCCGATTTCACCGCTGCGGACCTCACCGATGCTGATCTAGATGATGCAAAAATCGATGGGGCCGATCTCAGCGGAGCAATCGGCCTCAAACCGGCGGAACCGGCAGCTGAACAAGAAAACTGA
- a CDS encoding WG repeat-containing protein: MISDTPPDTPELSPLDIAELARIVLDHRTTTHRIMESSRDTPSPEQRKEILAEAALTLQQRLSKWADIPLWIRKYITQRGEWITVFLNEGEKNCSEKRVRAPRRTGAGYILDSDHKPETEARFERITLRALLDNQTRIDRLYGRLDQDCVAPYSPEDLVQLDLNKTQTIWTWDNGEIYPTTLLCSPMADVDNGPTGEYPVCIPAAWGPLYRWSYGHGALHLHEGFTLVVCNALGRYGLIQLRQLEGTAPRVVGQWIQSCSWAYLSGGNRCGSGILEAASSVVPDVRGELVCDLIDARDGHQINPPGVKALMGSTNYEGTIVVNEAGVGHCQRVLGRVSRQGILYHGRAAQSEERSNITWRVDDLHWLEIGSQREGLTAVRSAENGLWGYVDKGGAICITPQFGDVRAFDYGTAAVQPKGSNFWGLINTSGQWNLQPEWAYLKRWSKRIIVAEDAKLRWGAINAQGKIIVEFHSVEEWMDHPEVAKRMELNETNGSWRDNAADIRLTLIEAIAEMYKLEFHRKARRALLDCSTSLAGLEGIFDADTTERDLMEAGVWGKEVRLLRGKTHGLLQPAQGESGQIRCYYPVGLSTFDLSIEAPVNGLDIQPEATIGIPWRDLELIREPSDKPKKTRNTVQKWISTVWDMFTHLLGFMLLYVRMGFPGICLHVILSGVYKHSLVPTIPGLLCLAYIVFVTAKVAVDIARNHSLRVQEIQALALADSRRFFWSNLVAFFAWAILVMIFKGNTANWFASLWALAAIGGVLWMSRRIM; the protein is encoded by the coding sequence ATGATTTCTGATACCCCCCCTGATACCCCAGAACTTTCTCCGCTCGACATTGCCGAGCTTGCACGAATTGTTCTCGACCACCGTACCACAACGCATAGAATCATGGAAAGCAGCCGTGATACTCCTTCCCCGGAACAAAGAAAAGAGATACTGGCAGAGGCTGCATTGACCTTGCAGCAGCGTCTTTCCAAGTGGGCTGACATCCCCCTTTGGATCAGGAAATACATCACACAAAGGGGAGAATGGATAACCGTATTCCTGAACGAAGGGGAAAAAAATTGCTCGGAAAAACGTGTGCGCGCACCTCGACGAACAGGTGCAGGCTACATCCTGGATAGCGATCATAAACCGGAGACAGAGGCACGGTTCGAGCGAATTACGTTGCGCGCTCTTCTCGACAATCAAACCAGAATCGATAGGCTTTATGGTCGGCTTGATCAAGATTGCGTTGCCCCCTACTCACCGGAGGATCTCGTTCAACTCGACTTGAACAAAACACAAACGATCTGGACCTGGGACAACGGTGAAATCTATCCGACGACCTTGCTTTGCTCGCCGATGGCCGATGTGGACAATGGCCCGACAGGGGAATATCCGGTGTGTATTCCGGCTGCGTGGGGACCGTTGTATCGTTGGAGTTACGGGCACGGGGCGTTGCACCTGCACGAAGGGTTCACGCTGGTCGTGTGTAATGCCCTAGGGAGATATGGACTTATACAGCTGCGTCAACTGGAAGGAACGGCACCACGCGTCGTTGGCCAATGGATTCAATCCTGTTCATGGGCCTACCTCTCTGGTGGCAATAGATGTGGCTCAGGTATCCTGGAGGCAGCTTCCTCTGTCGTGCCGGATGTTCGAGGTGAGTTAGTTTGTGATCTGATCGATGCTCGGGACGGGCATCAAATCAATCCCCCCGGGGTCAAGGCACTGATGGGTTCGACCAACTATGAAGGGACTATAGTGGTCAATGAAGCCGGGGTGGGGCATTGCCAACGAGTGCTTGGCCGTGTGAGCAGGCAGGGTATTCTCTATCACGGGCGTGCTGCACAAAGTGAAGAACGCTCGAATATCACGTGGAGAGTCGATGATCTTCACTGGCTGGAGATTGGTTCACAACGGGAGGGACTCACCGCGGTACGTTCTGCGGAAAATGGTTTGTGGGGTTATGTAGACAAAGGCGGTGCCATTTGTATTACCCCTCAGTTTGGAGATGTCCGGGCCTTTGATTACGGAACGGCTGCGGTTCAGCCGAAAGGAAGTAACTTTTGGGGATTGATCAACACTTCCGGGCAGTGGAACCTGCAACCGGAATGGGCCTACCTGAAACGTTGGAGCAAACGCATCATCGTTGCGGAAGATGCCAAGCTTCGTTGGGGAGCAATCAACGCGCAGGGAAAGATTATTGTCGAGTTTCACTCCGTTGAGGAATGGATGGATCATCCTGAGGTGGCCAAACGAATGGAACTAAACGAAACCAATGGATCGTGGAGGGATAATGCTGCGGATATTCGGCTAACCCTGATCGAGGCGATTGCCGAAATGTACAAATTAGAATTTCACAGAAAAGCTCGCCGGGCCTTGCTCGATTGCTCTACCTCTCTGGCCGGTTTGGAAGGGATATTCGATGCCGACACCACTGAGCGAGATTTGATGGAGGCCGGTGTCTGGGGAAAAGAAGTCCGGCTGCTCAGGGGAAAAACACATGGTCTATTGCAACCTGCACAAGGAGAGTCCGGCCAAATTCGCTGCTATTACCCGGTTGGACTGTCGACCTTCGATCTGTCGATTGAAGCGCCGGTCAATGGTTTGGATATTCAACCGGAAGCGACCATAGGCATACCATGGCGTGATCTGGAGTTGATCAGAGAACCATCGGACAAGCCCAAGAAAACACGGAACACCGTGCAAAAATGGATTTCGACCGTCTGGGACATGTTCACTCACCTGTTAGGTTTTATGCTCTTGTACGTCCGTATGGGATTTCCCGGGATATGCCTCCATGTGATCCTGAGTGGCGTGTACAAACATAGCCTCGTGCCTACGATTCCAGGTCTGCTTTGCCTAGCCTACATTGTTTTCGTGACAGCAAAAGTCGCGGTGGATATCGCCCGTAATCACTCCCTTCGGGTACAAGAGATCCAGGCACTGGCATTGGCGGACAGTCGGCGATTTTTCTGGTCGAACTTGGTTGCATTCTTTGCTTGGGCTATCTTGGTCATGATATTCAAAGGAAATACGGCCAATTGGTTTGCATCGCTCTGGGCCTTGGCTGCTATTGGAGGTGTGCTTTGGATGTCGAGGCGAATTATGTGA